From Pigmentibacter ruber, a single genomic window includes:
- a CDS encoding DNA recombination protein RmuC, with translation MIIYFLIFSLFSFFIFLYIMKYKKTVSEYSNKFSKLLEESLELQDDLNSLKDKNVELSNKLIKQENIILEYKLRINSLDSENNFFKKELNNQKDYFENMKSNFKHEFENLANSILEQKTKSLNEVTEKNFYNLLHPFKEKLINFERSIEQKYLNDINERNSLKYEIESLVKLNQQMSDETKSLTQALKGDAKFQGDWGEFILEKTLEISGLRKEFEYTTQSSYKDSEGDMYRPDVIIHLPENKHIIIDAKVSLTAYEKYRTSCDEVERKKAIEEHIFSIKKHIIILSEKPYTELRDLKTPEFVFLFIPIENAYSLAMHFQKDLSEFAWSKKIALVTATTLLTSLKTVASIWKLENQNKNALEIAREGGKLYDKFVGFMDDFEKIGKTFEQGQKQYSDAFNKLKLGSGNIFKRIENLKELGATPQKQIKQEFIE, from the coding sequence ATGATAATATATTTCTTAATTTTTTCTTTATTTTCTTTCTTCATTTTTCTGTATATTATGAAGTATAAAAAAACAGTATCAGAGTATTCAAATAAATTTAGTAAGTTATTAGAAGAAAGTCTTGAACTGCAAGATGATTTAAATTCATTGAAAGATAAAAATGTTGAATTAAGTAATAAATTGATAAAACAAGAAAATATTATATTAGAGTATAAATTAAGAATAAATTCTTTAGATTCTGAAAATAATTTCTTCAAAAAAGAATTAAATAATCAGAAAGATTACTTTGAAAATATGAAATCAAATTTTAAACATGAGTTTGAAAATTTAGCAAATTCAATTTTAGAGCAAAAGACAAAATCTCTAAATGAAGTTACAGAAAAAAATTTTTATAATTTACTTCACCCATTTAAGGAAAAATTAATTAATTTTGAAAGAAGTATTGAACAAAAATATTTAAATGACATAAATGAAAGAAATTCCTTAAAATATGAAATAGAAAGTTTAGTCAAACTAAATCAACAAATGTCTGATGAAACAAAGTCTCTAACTCAGGCGTTAAAAGGAGATGCAAAATTTCAAGGTGATTGGGGGGAATTTATTTTAGAAAAGACTTTAGAAATCTCAGGATTAAGAAAAGAGTTTGAATATACAACCCAAAGTTCTTATAAAGATTCCGAAGGGGATATGTATAGACCAGATGTCATTATTCATTTGCCAGAAAATAAACACATCATTATTGATGCTAAAGTATCTCTAACGGCTTATGAGAAATATCGAACATCTTGTGATGAAGTTGAAAGAAAAAAAGCAATTGAAGAGCATATTTTTTCAATTAAAAAACATATAATAATTTTATCTGAAAAGCCGTATACAGAATTAAGAGATCTAAAAACACCGGAGTTTGTTTTCTTATTTATTCCTATAGAAAATGCTTATTCATTAGCTATGCATTTTCAAAAAGATCTTTCTGAATTTGCTTGGTCTAAAAAAATTGCACTTGTTACTGCAACAACTTTACTGACAAGTTTGAAAACTGTGGCTTCAATTTGGAAATTAGAAAATCAAAATAAAAATGCATTAGAAATTGCTAGAGAAGGAGGAAAACTTTATGATAAATTTGTTGGGTTTATGGATGATTTTGAAAAAATAGGAAAAACTTTTGAACAGGGTCAAAAGCAATATAGTGATGCATTTAATAAGCTTAAACTTGGTAGTGGGAATATATTTAAAAGAATAGAGAATTTAAAGGAGCTTGGAGCAACCCCCCAAAAACAAATAAAGCAAGAATTTATTGAATAA
- a CDS encoding RidA family protein — MKIIATENAPKAIGPYSQAIVLGNMVYCSGSIPLNPTSMKVEATTIEQQTEQVIKNMEAILTHAGSALEKVIKTTVFLKSMDDFQKMNGVYERLFKGHAPARSTVQVAKLPLDVMVEIECIATL, encoded by the coding sequence ATGAAAATTATCGCAACTGAAAATGCACCAAAAGCTATAGGTCCATATTCACAAGCAATTGTATTAGGTAATATGGTTTACTGTTCAGGCTCTATCCCATTAAACCCTACTTCTATGAAAGTAGAAGCGACAACAATTGAGCAACAAACAGAGCAAGTAATTAAAAATATGGAAGCAATATTAACTCATGCAGGATCTGCTTTAGAAAAAGTAATAAAAACTACAGTTTTTTTAAAAAGTATGGATGATTTTCAAAAAATGAATGGAGTTTATGAAAGACTTTTTAAGGGCCATGCACCAGCTAGATCTACAGTACAAGTTGCAAAATTGCCATTAGATGTAATGGTTGAAATAGAGTGTATTGCTACATTGTAA
- the rfaE2 gene encoding D-glycero-beta-D-manno-heptose 1-phosphate adenylyltransferase, with the protein MASYDQHSTPEDALALKNTRIFIAGDIILDTYIEGKVSRISPEAPVPVVLETGRRFVPGGAGNVAANIASVGGAAFLCGRVGNDAEAHILKGILEDYNIDTNSIIISKDAPTIAKIRVVSGSLLTSGSQQIVRIDKEKFVELAKNDEERVVKLYEKFLLQGGNRCLIISDYGKGFLTKTLISSLIQLSKQYHVPVVTDPKSEDVFRYHGSTVIKPNLNEGRSVLKILKPGFISNSFKHEIETIADCYLEASGCENLVMSLSENGVMTKGKHINGTLNIATHALQVADVSGAGDTLISFLAMSLAAQLPLSRATELGNIAAGIACGKSGTATITLAEFLDAIKTRNEAIHPEKLMPIHSLSLLISELKQQHKKTVFTNGCFDILHAGHVDYLQKARARGDLLVVGLNSDNSVSRLKGPSRPVQNAADRAAILASLACIDYIVIFEDDNPLELIKTLKPDVLVKGADYNLENTIGAKEVLEWGGSVEHISLLPGRSTSSIIQKAQLSR; encoded by the coding sequence ATGGCCAGTTATGATCAACATTCAACTCCTGAAGACGCTCTAGCACTCAAAAATACAAGAATTTTTATTGCTGGCGACATTATCCTAGATACTTATATTGAAGGAAAAGTATCAAGAATCTCTCCCGAAGCTCCTGTTCCTGTCGTTTTAGAGACAGGAAGACGTTTTGTACCAGGAGGAGCTGGAAATGTTGCAGCTAACATTGCTAGCGTTGGTGGAGCGGCTTTCTTGTGTGGAAGAGTTGGGAACGACGCTGAAGCCCATATTCTAAAAGGCATTCTAGAAGATTATAATATTGATACCAATTCAATTATTATTTCAAAAGATGCTCCAACTATAGCTAAAATAAGAGTTGTTTCAGGCAGTTTATTGACTTCTGGCTCCCAACAAATTGTTCGTATTGATAAAGAAAAATTTGTCGAATTAGCAAAAAATGATGAAGAAAGAGTTGTTAAACTTTATGAGAAATTTTTACTCCAAGGCGGAAATCGATGTTTAATCATTTCCGATTATGGTAAAGGTTTTTTAACAAAAACTTTAATATCTTCTTTGATACAGTTAAGTAAACAATATCACGTTCCAGTAGTAACAGATCCAAAAAGTGAGGATGTTTTTAGATATCATGGTTCAACGGTTATTAAACCAAATTTAAATGAAGGCCGTTCAGTATTAAAAATACTAAAACCTGGCTTTATATCAAATTCATTTAAGCATGAAATAGAAACCATTGCAGACTGCTATTTAGAAGCTAGTGGTTGTGAAAATCTTGTCATGAGTCTTTCAGAAAATGGTGTCATGACAAAAGGAAAACATATTAATGGAACACTTAATATTGCAACACATGCTTTACAAGTAGCTGATGTTTCAGGAGCAGGAGACACCTTAATCTCATTTTTAGCAATGAGCTTAGCTGCTCAGCTGCCATTATCTAGAGCAACTGAGCTAGGAAATATAGCCGCTGGAATAGCTTGTGGAAAATCAGGAACTGCAACAATTACTTTGGCTGAGTTTCTTGATGCAATAAAAACAAGAAATGAAGCTATTCATCCTGAAAAACTAATGCCAATTCATTCTCTATCCCTTTTAATTTCTGAATTAAAACAACAACACAAAAAAACTGTGTTTACTAATGGTTGTTTTGATATTTTGCATGCAGGCCATGTTGATTATCTTCAAAAAGCAAGAGCGCGAGGCGATCTTTTAGTGGTTGGATTAAATTCTGACAACAGTGTATCAAGATTAAAAGGTCCTTCCAGACCAGTTCAGAATGCTGCTGATCGCGCTGCAATTTTAGCTTCACTTGCGTGTATTGATTATATTGTAATATTTGAAGATGATAATCCACTAGAATTAATAAAAACATTAAAACCTGATGTATTAGTTAAAGGAGCTGATTATAATTTAGAAAATACAATTGGAGCTAAAGAAGTTCTTGAATGGGGTGGAAGTGTTGAACATATTTCTCTTTTACCTGGCAGAAGTACAAGTTCAATTATTCAAAAAGCTCAACTATCTAGGTAG
- a CDS encoding S10 family serine carboxypeptidase-like protein, producing MKKISFTYQKRMIIFLILFNILSFYACGRKNSSGVSDKSPIYSFPNGGTDSDISATNSFYFDPVVYGKNEEDNITDKFEDLVTVSSTWYNAQKLLNYSISGGHIVTLDSNRNIPNAKIFYLAYTLNQNERKSRPITFVLNGGPGKTQFLSAIGAFAPKIVNNLKNALTNNEHSIFEQTDMVFISPVGTGYSAAISPFVNKDFWGVDFDAKNTMEFITRYLQKNLREESPIYLMGDTYGSVRSILSAQYLFKNMIKVKGIIMLSPLINYSKWLDPIGVFPTLAANAWYHQKVSIELGNKSINDFLDEVMNFTKNKYYPFFNSWRDNYSEFRNLLYKNSDKETAELIAKIIPSSLSYSEIILILQNGNIYQKKLAENLRNLIQLLQPMDWSLANEASKFTNAIPQVFRDLSELKFNTEPFFDLLNFHLTTLLGNQNNNISAYDGRKIGNYKSIYLEDIFHVDNDSDFLFIQDDFLDLWNQLLNKELKFYSASEFIASNEKAEKIWNYHHVNKLNTFNNSIFEMNFFDDFLKLLNLNSEIKIFLANGIYDSVTPFYQNVIELKKYFSDAIVNKNIKLLNYNSGHFIYLDPISRDLLQNDIKSFYN from the coding sequence GTGAAAAAAATAAGTTTTACTTATCAAAAGAGAATGATTATTTTCTTAATTTTATTTAATATACTTTCTTTTTATGCTTGTGGTAGAAAAAATTCTTCGGGTGTTAGTGATAAATCACCTATCTATTCTTTCCCTAATGGTGGAACAGATAGTGATATTAGTGCAACAAATAGTTTTTATTTTGATCCAGTTGTTTATGGAAAAAATGAAGAAGATAATATTACTGATAAATTTGAAGATTTAGTTACAGTATCAAGTACATGGTACAATGCACAAAAATTATTGAATTATAGTATTTCTGGTGGACACATTGTAACTCTAGATAGTAATAGGAATATTCCAAATGCAAAAATTTTCTATCTTGCATATACTTTAAATCAAAATGAAAGAAAAAGTAGACCTATCACTTTTGTGTTAAATGGAGGACCTGGCAAAACCCAGTTTCTCTCTGCAATAGGTGCATTTGCCCCCAAAATAGTAAATAATTTAAAAAATGCATTAACAAATAATGAACATTCAATTTTTGAACAAACCGATATGGTTTTTATCAGTCCTGTTGGAACAGGCTATTCAGCTGCTATTTCTCCATTTGTGAATAAAGATTTCTGGGGAGTTGATTTTGATGCAAAAAATACTATGGAGTTTATTACTCGTTATTTGCAAAAAAATTTAAGAGAAGAATCACCAATTTATTTAATGGGTGACACATATGGTTCTGTAAGATCTATTCTATCTGCTCAGTATTTATTTAAAAATATGATTAAAGTTAAAGGAATAATAATGCTTTCTCCTTTAATAAATTATAGTAAATGGCTAGATCCTATTGGTGTTTTTCCAACTTTAGCTGCAAATGCATGGTATCATCAAAAAGTTTCAATAGAATTGGGAAATAAATCAATTAATGATTTTTTAGATGAAGTAATGAATTTTACAAAAAATAAATACTATCCATTTTTTAATTCATGGAGAGATAATTATTCTGAATTTAGAAATTTACTTTACAAGAATTCAGATAAAGAAACTGCTGAATTAATAGCAAAAATTATTCCGTCATCTTTATCGTATTCAGAAATAATTTTAATTCTCCAAAATGGAAATATATATCAAAAAAAACTAGCTGAAAATTTACGAAATTTAATACAACTATTACAACCTATGGACTGGAGTTTAGCAAATGAAGCTAGTAAATTTACAAATGCAATTCCTCAAGTGTTTAGAGATTTAAGTGAATTAAAATTTAATACAGAGCCTTTTTTTGACTTGCTTAATTTTCATCTAACAACGCTTTTAGGAAATCAAAATAATAATATAAGTGCTTATGATGGAAGAAAGATTGGAAATTATAAAAGTATTTATTTAGAAGATATATTTCATGTTGATAATGACTCCGATTTTTTATTTATTCAGGATGATTTTTTAGATTTATGGAATCAGCTTCTTAATAAAGAATTAAAATTCTATAGTGCAAGTGAATTTATAGCAAGTAATGAAAAAGCTGAGAAAATTTGGAATTATCACCATGTAAATAAATTAAATACTTTTAATAATTCTATTTTTGAAATGAACTTTTTTGATGATTTTCTTAAGTTATTAAATTTAAATTCTGAAATAAAAATATTTCTAGCAAACGGTATTTATGATTCAGTTACCCCATTTTATCAAAATGTAATTGAGTTAAAAAAATATTTTTCTGATGCTATAGTAAATAAAAATATTAAATTATTGAATTATAATTCAGGGCATTTTATTTACTTAGACCCTATTTCAAGGGATTTACTGCAAAATGACATTAAATCTTTTTATAATTAA
- a CDS encoding glycosyltransferase family protein, with protein MGSSDVYRLNLDKFSSFFKFAVIIVGILVIFAIVPNSFAISIVGAAFSFFWFIARTKNDKYFDKIKNPNNFRNLMIVWTIVVTIAACFHAYLRHVSPGNDLSWFVQAITNASIGENLRVTSEREINLLVQHWEPILYSVIPLTFLFNGSISIVLWQGLAYIGGAIAAWKISNFLFKDAALKSLKYLTTILYLLAWLNVNPLMFDAHPPVFGTLLIVPWIFYFILTKRSSYLIILLSLILMQCGEIFLAISPVFIIYCILRNKITKFKIIFSVLIFCSGFLLIGAYQRYFGPWITGDPFPFAYRYSSIGGDGIGILKTFLSDPFLVLSQLFTIGKIKTVLKIFLYCGPFAFFAVLSRKYRVIAICLAPACLPYLIQGGLSQGMETSFHYVSSIGSIWWLLTVIGIYYVVFETKENSKLIFIKKLVFNKQKIIPFFMILFFLNTSEWRKSLLYPFRAIVDRDNLKSEVRTYLTSIPRDKGVVFAGPEWLCPLSADYRKWLLCKGYGFPNRILPKMPLDVIVSSKEGLLDIYNNLDSQLKNGNSGRVIHALIQNNPESVGWRKVGAYAQNAEPITSKLKDIREFTIWEKIDSLH; from the coding sequence ATGGGTTCAAGTGATGTTTATAGGCTAAATTTGGATAAGTTTTCTTCCTTTTTCAAATTTGCTGTTATTATTGTCGGAATACTCGTTATTTTTGCAATTGTACCAAATTCATTTGCTATTTCTATTGTTGGAGCAGCTTTTAGTTTTTTCTGGTTCATTGCAAGAACTAAAAACGATAAATATTTCGATAAGATAAAAAATCCAAATAACTTTAGAAATTTAATGATTGTTTGGACAATAGTAGTTACTATAGCGGCATGTTTTCATGCCTATCTTAGGCACGTATCTCCCGGAAATGACTTATCTTGGTTTGTGCAAGCAATTACAAATGCTTCAATTGGGGAAAATTTAAGAGTAACTTCCGAGAGAGAAATAAATCTTTTAGTTCAACACTGGGAACCTATCTTATATAGTGTAATACCTTTAACCTTTTTATTTAATGGATCAATATCTATTGTACTATGGCAGGGATTAGCATATATTGGAGGGGCAATAGCTGCTTGGAAAATTTCTAATTTTTTGTTTAAAGATGCTGCATTAAAATCATTAAAATATCTTACAACTATTCTATATTTACTTGCATGGTTGAATGTTAATCCACTCATGTTTGATGCACATCCTCCAGTTTTTGGAACACTTCTAATAGTACCTTGGATATTTTATTTTATTCTAACTAAGAGAAGTTCTTATTTAATAATATTGCTTTCATTAATTTTAATGCAGTGTGGAGAAATATTTTTAGCAATTTCTCCTGTTTTTATTATTTACTGCATTCTTAGAAATAAAATTACAAAATTTAAAATAATATTTTCAGTTTTAATTTTCTGTTCTGGATTTCTGTTGATTGGAGCTTATCAAAGATATTTTGGTCCATGGATTACTGGTGATCCTTTCCCTTTCGCATATCGTTATTCTTCTATTGGTGGAGATGGAATAGGGATATTAAAAACTTTTTTAAGTGATCCTTTTCTTGTCTTGTCACAATTATTCACTATTGGAAAAATAAAGACAGTATTAAAAATATTTCTTTATTGTGGTCCATTTGCTTTTTTTGCAGTACTTTCAAGAAAATATAGAGTAATTGCTATCTGTTTAGCTCCTGCTTGTCTGCCATATTTAATTCAAGGCGGTCTCTCGCAAGGTATGGAAACTAGCTTTCATTATGTTTCATCAATAGGTTCAATTTGGTGGCTTCTTACCGTTATTGGTATTTACTATGTTGTTTTTGAAACAAAAGAAAATAGTAAATTAATATTTATTAAAAAATTAGTTTTTAATAAACAAAAAATTATACCTTTTTTTATGATTTTATTTTTCCTAAATACTTCGGAATGGAGAAAAAGCTTGCTTTATCCATTTAGAGCAATAGTTGATAGAGATAATCTTAAATCAGAAGTTCGCACTTATTTAACCAGTATTCCAAGAGACAAAGGTGTCGTATTTGCTGGGCCTGAGTGGCTTTGTCCACTATCTGCTGATTATAGAAAATGGCTTCTTTGTAAAGGATACGGATTTCCTAATAGAATTCTTCCAAAAATGCCTTTGGATGTCATTGTTTCAAGCAAAGAAGGATTATTAGATATATATAATAATTTAGATTCTCAATTAAAAAACGGAAATTCAGGTAGAGTAATCCATGCTTTAATTCAGAATAATCCAGAAAGTGTAGGATGGAGAAAAGTTGGAGCTTATGCTCAAAATGCAGAACCAATAACAAGTAAATTAAAAGATATTAGAGAATTTACTATTTGGGAGAAAATTGATTCCTTACATTAA
- a CDS encoding glycosyltransferase family 2 protein, whose translation MTFVSIVVPCYNEELVIRHTHQKILETMLKLEHERKVSFEIVYVNDGSSDSTLTMLQNIYQEALKSLNNHNKVVIISLAKNFGHQVALTAGLNYAKGNAVISIDADLQDPPEVMEKMLDYWEKGFDVVYGVRSSREGETWFKLFTAKLFYILLKKITNCDIPLNSGDFRLLSRRAVDVFNSLQERNRFIRGLIPWIGLKQTPIYYERHPRFAGTTKYPLRKMIKLAFDGFIGFSHFPIKFSFYLGSITALFSFLYGIYILFYSFFNEYAIRGWKSIMVTILFIGGVQLISIGILGEYIARIYDEVKKRPLFIIDDKNSRF comes from the coding sequence ATGACTTTTGTTTCAATTGTAGTTCCATGCTATAATGAGGAACTAGTTATCAGACATACCCATCAAAAAATATTAGAAACTATGCTTAAATTAGAACATGAAAGAAAGGTTTCATTTGAAATTGTTTATGTTAATGACGGAAGTTCTGATAGTACTTTAACAATGTTACAAAATATTTATCAAGAGGCCTTAAAGTCCTTGAATAATCATAATAAAGTAGTAATTATCTCTCTTGCTAAAAATTTTGGGCATCAAGTAGCACTTACAGCGGGTCTAAACTACGCAAAGGGGAATGCTGTTATCTCAATAGATGCAGACTTGCAGGATCCTCCTGAAGTTATGGAAAAAATGTTAGACTACTGGGAGAAGGGTTTTGATGTTGTTTATGGAGTTAGATCATCCAGAGAAGGTGAAACTTGGTTCAAACTGTTTACTGCAAAATTATTTTATATTTTGCTAAAAAAAATAACTAACTGTGATATTCCTTTAAATTCTGGTGATTTTCGTCTTTTAAGTAGAAGAGCTGTTGATGTCTTTAATTCATTGCAAGAGAGGAACCGTTTTATACGGGGTTTAATTCCTTGGATTGGATTAAAACAAACACCTATTTATTATGAGAGACACCCAAGATTTGCTGGTACTACTAAATATCCATTACGAAAAATGATTAAGTTAGCGTTTGATGGATTTATAGGGTTTAGTCATTTTCCAATAAAATTTTCTTTTTACTTGGGATCAATAACTGCTCTATTTTCCTTTTTGTATGGAATTTACATTTTATTTTATTCATTTTTTAATGAATATGCTATCCGTGGATGGAAAAGTATAATGGTTACAATTCTATTTATAGGAGGAGTGCAATTGATTTCTATAGGTATATTAGGTGAATATATTGCCAGAATATACGATGAAGTAAAGAAAAGACCCCTTTTTATTATAGATGACAAAAATAGTAGATTTTAG
- a CDS encoding TIGR00282 family metallophosphoesterase — protein MQSKIIVNHFSHENFYPSLVNLTKTQEQSIKILMLGDVLGRGGRRIVKKVLPEIKQAIKLDFITINGENLAGGFGITHKIYDEMKLAGVDAFTMGNHWKDKSDVHILRKKHHDLILPQNLIGISDIEKVPQFFLEGRNKTLNIINLMGNFAMKEEYKDPFEFLKHEKNNFQDKVNSGSHIVIADIHAEASSEKQAIAWYYDGILAALIGTHTHTPTSDERITENGTAFLTDVGMTGPYDSVIGMEKNRVISKFTNPQIKLPYEVAEKDLWLCGFLVEICPKLNKTIACHRLQCRSLEEETWLVSSILKNSL, from the coding sequence TTGCAAAGTAAAATAATAGTAAATCATTTTTCACATGAAAACTTCTATCCTTCTTTAGTTAATTTAACCAAAACTCAAGAACAAAGCATAAAAATTCTTATGCTTGGAGATGTCCTAGGCAGAGGTGGAAGAAGGATAGTTAAAAAAGTATTGCCTGAAATAAAACAAGCCATTAAATTAGACTTTATAACGATTAATGGTGAAAATTTAGCTGGTGGGTTTGGAATAACTCATAAAATATATGATGAAATGAAACTAGCAGGAGTGGACGCATTTACAATGGGAAATCATTGGAAAGATAAATCCGATGTCCATATCCTGAGAAAAAAGCATCATGATCTTATTCTTCCACAAAATTTAATTGGAATAAGTGATATTGAAAAAGTACCCCAGTTTTTTTTAGAAGGCCGCAATAAAACCCTAAATATAATTAATTTAATGGGCAATTTTGCTATGAAAGAGGAATACAAAGACCCCTTTGAATTCTTAAAACATGAAAAAAACAATTTTCAAGATAAAGTAAATTCAGGTTCACACATTGTCATAGCTGATATACATGCCGAAGCGAGTTCAGAAAAACAAGCTATAGCGTGGTATTATGACGGTATTTTAGCGGCATTAATAGGTACTCACACGCACACACCAACGAGTGATGAAAGAATTACTGAAAATGGAACCGCTTTTTTGACTGACGTTGGAATGACAGGCCCTTATGACAGCGTTATAGGCATGGAAAAAAACAGAGTTATCAGTAAATTTACAAATCCGCAAATCAAGTTACCTTACGAAGTGGCAGAAAAAGATCTCTGGCTTTGTGGGTTTTTAGTAGAAATATGTCCTAAATTAAATAAAACAATCGCTTGTCATAGACTTCAATGTAGAAGCCTAGAAGAAGAAACTTGGTTGGTTAGTAGTATTCTTAAAAATTCACTTTAA
- the rny gene encoding ribonuclease Y, producing the protein MGFEYKLIDNWSLLKMGAWEYVLIIAIGLAVAALAFLGVHTMNMRALARELKIKHEEAEKRLSEARQQAEELVKKALKEAKDVAINEGRDFERIQREKNLEIKKIEARIQKREETLDKKAQQLEQKEKDLKLKHELLESEEQKVSLALKKAEENLEDSKHKLESVARLSLEEAREQLKRTIEVEVRKSASAEIRAAEDEARKIAEERARGIIATSIQRIANEFVTDSTVSVISLPTDDMKGRIIGREGRNIRTIEQATGVDLIIDDTPEAVIISCFNPIRREIAKTAIERLVADGRIHPARIEEVVQKTRSEFEQMIREAGERSSFDCGITGLHPEVIQALGKLKYLSTGGQSVLQHSIETAQIAGIIAAELDLNVRLAKRAALLHDIGKSLDEESEGSHSHVGALFLQKYGESQEVIEAAAKHHSENLHGVNPITIIVQTANMLSNFRPGARKEFLEKAIDRLKDMETTVEEFDGVEQAFVIKSGREVRAMVSPTVMDDEAVTLLAKSVAKKLRNDLHQASNIKVTMIREQRATHLAK; encoded by the coding sequence ATGGGTTTTGAATATAAATTAATTGATAATTGGAGTTTATTAAAAATGGGTGCTTGGGAATATGTATTGATCATAGCTATCGGTCTAGCTGTGGCAGCCCTTGCGTTTTTAGGTGTGCATACGATGAATATGCGTGCTTTAGCGCGAGAACTAAAAATTAAACACGAAGAAGCTGAAAAAAGATTGTCTGAAGCTAGGCAACAAGCCGAGGAACTTGTTAAGAAGGCTTTAAAAGAAGCAAAAGATGTAGCTATAAATGAAGGTAGAGATTTTGAACGCATTCAACGCGAAAAAAACCTTGAAATTAAAAAAATTGAAGCACGCATTCAAAAACGTGAAGAAACCCTTGATAAAAAAGCTCAACAGCTTGAGCAAAAAGAAAAAGATTTAAAACTAAAGCATGAATTATTAGAGTCTGAAGAACAAAAAGTATCATTAGCATTAAAAAAAGCAGAAGAAAATTTAGAAGACAGCAAACATAAATTAGAGTCTGTTGCTAGATTATCGCTTGAAGAAGCTCGTGAACAGTTAAAAAGAACCATTGAAGTTGAAGTAAGAAAATCAGCAAGTGCTGAAATACGTGCTGCTGAAGACGAAGCAAGAAAAATTGCAGAAGAAAGAGCCAGAGGAATTATAGCAACTTCAATCCAAAGAATTGCCAATGAATTTGTTACTGATTCCACAGTTTCAGTAATTAGTCTGCCAACTGATGATATGAAAGGCAGAATTATTGGGAGAGAAGGTAGAAATATTAGAACAATAGAACAAGCAACAGGCGTTGATCTCATTATCGATGACACTCCTGAAGCCGTCATTATTTCTTGTTTTAATCCCATTAGAAGGGAAATTGCAAAAACCGCTATCGAACGCTTAGTTGCTGATGGGCGTATCCACCCTGCTAGAATTGAAGAAGTTGTCCAAAAAACTCGGAGTGAATTTGAACAAATGATACGTGAAGCCGGTGAACGTTCCTCTTTTGATTGCGGGATTACAGGATTGCATCCTGAAGTCATCCAAGCACTTGGAAAATTGAAATACTTATCGACAGGTGGACAATCTGTTCTGCAGCATTCTATTGAAACAGCTCAAATAGCAGGCATTATTGCTGCAGAACTCGATTTAAACGTGCGTTTAGCCAAAAGAGCAGCTTTATTACATGATATTGGCAAAAGCCTTGATGAAGAATCTGAGGGCAGCCATTCTCATGTTGGCGCATTATTTTTACAAAAATATGGGGAATCACAAGAAGTTATTGAAGCAGCAGCCAAACATCATAGCGAAAATTTGCATGGAGTAAATCCAATCACAATTATTGTGCAAACAGCAAATATGTTAAGTAATTTTAGACCAGGCGCGCGAAAAGAATTTTTAGAAAAAGCAATTGACCGTTTGAAAGATATGGAAACCACTGTTGAAGAATTTGATGGCGTTGAACAAGCTTTTGTGATTAAGTCTGGCCGGGAAGTGAGAGCTATGGTCTCTCCAACTGTTATGGATGATGAAGCAGTAACTTTATTAGCAAAAAGTGTCGCTAAAAAGCTACGTAATGATCTTCACCAAGCAAGTAATATCAAAGTAACTATGATTAGAGAACAGCGGGCCACACATCTTGCAAAGTAA